In the genome of Spodoptera frugiperda isolate SF20-4 chromosome 1, AGI-APGP_CSIRO_Sfru_2.0, whole genome shotgun sequence, the window ACTTCCTTCAATATCTCTTTCAGATATACAATAGGTTGTTTTGTGATCTGAAAATAGAAAAGGGATATTGTTATTATCTGTAAGCTTTGTGTTTCCTTTGCATTTGTCACTTGTTGTATCTCATATTTTCtagataacaaaacaaaaagcaagTCACaacttgttttataatttttatcagAAGGTTATGCAAAGGTGTGCAATgcaataatatactttttatataatcGCGTaatcgtgggataaaaattgaTGTGTGCTATTCtcgaccataatctacccctgttccaaattttagtgattttgatgtgaaggagtaacaaacagacTTTGACATTACATACAACGGATTATTGCAAACAATACTAAAACCTGTGTACAAAGAGATGAAATCTGAGTACAGAGTAATAATATGGCACAGtacaatatttatgaaataagcaATACTACTGGTCATTTGTCGATATGTATTCAATTGTCAATTATTTATACCATCTGTCAACATTATTAgttgtatgttctttacatatcACGGGACCACAGAGTCCCAGACCTTTGGAAGGCGGACGAGGGACCAAAGCCAACTcacagaggcccgttgaacaattttactctaaatgtaatgggacatctaGTATTATTAATGGATTATATCATTTACTTTGTTACACATTCCACACAGGTCTCAACATGTCTCGCACAGGTAGTAGGTACAGACTGATGACTGATGATTTAGTATGATTACCTTTTGTAAGTCCTTAATGTTATAATACTGATGTTTTTCAAATGCTGCAAACAGCATGTTGAGAACTGCATCCTTGTCGTCCCTGGCTTTCTTTCCTTCGGCAGACTTCTTCTTTATGTAATCGATCTGTAACAAGTTATATTGATTGAGGCTATGGTTGATCAAGAGCTATTAACCACTtgtatgtcggtatataagacacaatagaaaacacattgtgtctcgtgtagatctgcgttccgacagacaacgggttaaatGGATTAATGATATCTAGCACAATTAAAGtcaataaatagttatttaattataataattaagtgagAAATTTAACGTAGGAAGGAAGAAGCATCCTATTCACTCAAGAAACTCAGATTATACCcacaggaaacacagactctgggcaaagaattttatttcttagCAGTTCACACAAGGAAACATGAAGCACTGCAGCGCTTTGCCAATTGTCTTGAGGTTTGACGATCAAAAGGACCACGGGGAATCAAGTTCTGCCATTCcttacctatgtacctatattactGATACTTATACTGCAAATTTGGTCTTTCATAATTATTCAATAAGTTAGTTAAGTTTCATAAAACTATATCAgacataaaattacattattttacttacattatGCTTGTGGTCTGAAACTGGCTTGAAGTTCTGTACTATCCTGTCTAACTGTTGTACTTGCCGCTGTGGCATCGACGCTTTTCTAATAGACTCGGACTTCAACTTGTAATATGTGTTGTCAGCATATGGCCTACATTCTAGTTTCTGTACAATTCTGCCTTCCATGTAAAGTTTGTCTGGCTCTGGTACAACAGCATCGGGGTTTGAGGCTGAAAATCAACATTATCAATTATTACGATGAGGCtgacattgttatttaataaccaTAAgcctctaaataaataaagatataaaaaaactttatcaatacaattcttatgttcagcaataaattcacaaaaaaagAACAGATCAGACTCAATAGAACAGAggcagtataaatattatacgtaCGGGCACGAGAAAATACTCCTAAAGACTGTCTTGTTACATTAGACACGTCGAGACGATGTTCCTTAGGTATGTTTTGTTCTCCAGGCTCCTTCAGACAAAGCACAGCTTCAGATAACGATAGTTGCACCTGAGCCCTCTGTCCCGGCGCTCGTGAGATCTTCAACTTGCCCACTTCGATATTGCCAGGTGCCTTTTCCCACTTGTTGGCtatgtattttggaactttaacGAGCCAAACTCCTCGTCCTGTATTTGACAAATCTAAATCACGGTCTATGTGGGGGCCGGGAAAAGGAGTAGTCatgataattgttttatttgattattgcTCTTAATATTACTAACTATGTCTTGTGAGTAACCTTTGTCGTCAAACACACGAAAACGAAAATGATAGGAATAggaatgaaattaaatgacACGATCATACGAACATGACATTTATTAGATGACTGACAGTTGATGACAGTGTTAACACCATCAAAAAAATTGTCTATGATTCTGCCATAGACAAAGACTACGAACTCTATGATACGATGTCTTTTTTGTTTATAGATAgttgtatattgtattgttttataaaccATCGACAGTTATCCAAGTTTTGAATTATAAAACTTCATTTTATCtctagtttataaataatgatatattgcaaagaaaataaaaaatttttaGTCGAGTGAACaagatattcataaaaaaacttaaaatgtcAAATCAACTACTCCATCCAATGTAAATGCCACTCGTGTCAAATTTGTCGATAtgatacatttttgtaaaaaagtgTTTTAGTTTAGAATTATTCAAGTTCTGTGTATTTCTCTCCACGATGCTTTGCGATTATTACGACATATCGTAATTATATTCTTTGTTTTCACAATAAGGTAATGAGAAATCATGTTTGGCTATAGTAAAGAAGCAGTAAGAGTGAAAGTCAAGGTTTGTATTGTGTTGATCAAttgcatttttataaattaaaagtgGAGCATctgtttaatttcattttgtttgtagctataataaaactatttatgcTTAGTTTACGGTGTTCACAAGCTCTAAGTGCCTAGTAACCTGAATATCAGTAATCAATATTTGGGAATTCCTTTGGTAAAAGTAACTATGTTAGAAGAAACCATCGTTTGGAACAAGATTATGAAAGTCCTTGTTAGAGTATGGAAGTGTTTTTGCCactgttattaataaaattatgagttgctcacaatattataattcctttaataaaaatattctggagttcaatacaatattaaatatatattcttACAGAAATGCGAAGGTAAACTTCAGCCTGAGTTGAGGAAGTTCTCTGTGGATCCTCAAATAACATCTTTGGAAGTGCTACAAAGTATACTTGTGAAAGCATTTGACATCAAGTCAGATTTCACACTATCATTTAGAACAACAGATGACTATGGCCAGGAGATCTATTTACCACTACTCTCCGACTGGGACTTGGATGCTGCCTTTCTTAAGTAAGTTATACAATCAATTCAATAGTCATACACTTATAAATGCTTCAATCATCACAACAATAGCATATTGATTAAATTCTTTCATAAATTCCAACATGCCTTTTTCTAAAGTTTTCAATAATAGTATAAATATAGTAATAATGTGATAATGGTGAAAATAGTAGAGCATATTAATTATGAAT includes:
- the LOC118273001 gene encoding general transcription factor IIF subunit 2 — encoded protein: MTTPFPGPHIDRDLDLSNTGRGVWLVKVPKYIANKWEKAPGNIEVGKLKISRAPGQRAQVQLSLSEAVLCLKEPGEQNIPKEHRLDVSNVTRQSLGVFSRAPSNPDAVVPEPDKLYMEGRIVQKLECRPYADNTYYKLKSESIRKASMPQRQVQQLDRIVQNFKPVSDHKHNIDYIKKKSAEGKKARDDKDAVLNMLFAAFEKHQYYNIKDLQKITKQPIVYLKEILKEVCNYNLKNPHKNMWELKPEYRHYKLEQAAETKEEKNSSDSD